DNA sequence from the Podospora pseudocomata strain CBS 415.72m chromosome 2 map unlocalized CBS415.72m_2.2, whole genome shotgun sequence genome:
GAACCAAAAGTTAAACGACGTCCTTGGGCACGGGCCAAAGCAAGGGGTATATCTTCCTCCACGCTCAGTAACAAGGCCACCCCATAACCCTGAATATTGTCAGCGCCCTGATCTTCAGTTTTCACAATGATACGCCCGTCAATTAGTCAAATTCAGCTGATCCAGAGGTCCAGCCTGTCACTGAACTTGATCtacttctccttcttgtgaTTCGTTGCTCGACCTCCATCTCAAGAATGAGCGGCTCGAGACCCGATTTGGCGTGCAATAGCTCAAGAGCACCCGGCTGGTCGATGTATGCGCTTAAAATGATCCGTAGACACGGCTTCTTGAccggggggttggggatatCGATCCTGGTGATAGTTGGGAAGTGATCCAGGTATAGCCTATCCAAAGATGGATTGATATATGCCTTTCTGCATCTCTCGCCGAACTCATTGGTGGTATGGTTGACATATCTTGACCAGACATTACACTCATAGTAGTGCCTCAATGTCTCCTGTCGGGTTTCGCTGTTGATGCCCAGGGTTACAGGCAGCTCGGGGTAGTCATGGATTCTGCCAACGCCAGGGCTTGAAATTGTGATGGTTTTTGGCTCCCATGTGCGGCGGTAAATCATGAACCGAAGTTCGAGTGGAAGTTTATGAAGAGGCGTGAATGCGATTGAAGTTGAAGGGTCCGCTGCCGTACTGTTTCCTGCTTCTGGAGAACCATTTGTTGTGTTGCCCGTGGTGTCGTCAGGTGGGGCACTCATCTTGGACGAGGGTACCAGGGGGGAATTGGTGTTGATAAGGGCTTGAGAAGACAGGAAGTATTAGAGCGAGAGTGCACCCATGTTGGCAGTGCAGTTTGAGACTAGGTCACATCTGAAGATGACACCGATATGTTTGAAAGTTTGATTCTCGAGTCACAGCCTGGCTGTTGATGTAGTTGGTAGGTTTGGATATGCTGATAAAAAGCCAAGAAGACGAGATAGCCTGAAGCCTAGTTTCTCCAAATCGCCGAAAATCGCGAAACAGGAGCACGCCGCAAGAACATCAGAAACGGTTGAGAAACCGATGCTCTGGGCtgaggtggatgagttgACGTTGGAAGAAGCTACTGGGGTCGCCGTTGACAATTTTGATTGGTTAGTTTCAACGTCGAATCGCGTGCGCACCGACACCCGCCCGATATCCGAGCCCGGCGCTGGGAATGGTGGAGACCAATGACATGACCGCCATCAGGTCTCACGAGCACGCAATCGACTAAGGATGCATGGCAGACAGATGACTCTGAAGAGGCTTCAGATCGCGACTTCCGAAGATGGCGATATCTCAGTATTGTAGACC
Encoded proteins:
- a CDS encoding uncharacterized protein (EggNog:ENOG503PYIE), with the translated sequence MSAPPDDTTGNTTNGSPEAGNSTAADPSTSIAFTPLHKLPLELRFMIYRRTWEPKTITISSPGVGRIHDYPELPVTLGINSETRQETLRHYYECNVWSRYVNHTTNEFGERCRKAYINPSLDRLYLDHFPTITRIDIPNPPVKKPCLRIILSAYIDQPGALELLHAKSGLEPLILEMEVEQRITRRRRLWGGLVTERGGRYTPCFGPCPRTSFNFWFDQRIRRRRRGLSLAWPYASAE